The Stieleria sp. JC731 genome has a segment encoding these proteins:
- a CDS encoding Calx-beta domain-containing protein, with translation MSHRNRSRRSARVNSRNVQSASRQPRRRLIQEKLESRIVLSATIGNNISVGDTLQNYRLAIAATEEYTAFFGGEANALVAIEDFVDDVNEIFEKELSIHFDLVSGTNTIFDTAEGEVDGYTNGNTSSMLSENTAILNSIVGASNYDIGHVFGLALAGGQGLAGLGVVNTTNKGRGASIHVNPQGESWVHLVAHEFGHQFGAEHTFNGNTYGSTVGQRSSDAAYEPASGSTLMSYAGISGQDDLQSDPDPYFHAASFEAIQSLIASTAPPFSTTTVSNAVPTVDGGADYQIPRGTPFKLSAVGSDADSGDSLSYTWEQLDLGPAMSLPLTDNGSSPLFRSFSPTTDPTRTFPRLADLAAGVNTAAIGEVLPNTARDLNFRATVRDGMGGVDSDDVLVSVINTSSPFAITSPNTAVNWTGGSQQTISWDTGDTELSPINTSDVSIDLSIDGGLTYPISILASTTNDGSEVVTIPNIDATNARIRVSAVGNVFFDISDADFSITSDPGAPGISVVESAGSTLVGEAGLLGSSPIDTYLLSLTTTPTSPIDVTVSADSQTEVSTDGISFSSSVTVTRSDMSAATIYVRGKNDIQPEGVHTGLIQQSVSSSSDANYPIGLAGNPVVATIADDELQPMIGVDFDQSGGLSPDNWTKVSATGLQSNLIREDGFATDVDLSFQISGSSGPNPSGSPTNPIHSPSLDELGGNYIATNSISLTWSGLDPGIDYNVYLLLTENFGIDVYQSIAISGETNLPTFNQDTRSLGHVLYVNESLASSSKTLEDDALTVAANASGEIDITITNIQGSDYAILAGAAIQLAGTPSNYTASLSVGTEGDESGPTDIVYTVTLNQVNDTGSTITFDLVDQLTGSATSGVDYDAIPGNATISIVPGSSTGSLSVPVVDDAIVEGPETVDVAISNPSDPAVAIVTAGASATISDNDGAPTLTAQFNADAISEAAGAGVTSVTITRNTDTSAPLDLVITNHDPSEISVQSTATIPAGSASITIPIDAVDDSYIDGNQIVNLTVAATTYDGSIQLDSSFGNSGITATTLRQNIQPGGFDILVEPNGNIVTGGRDPSLDDTAQILRLLPDGSTDTSFGSSGQAAVVISGETSVRPFRILRQDSGKFLVVGQYFGGSFLAQLNSNGTLDTTFDGDGTRTFPLEYFQDGLVHPDGSATIVSSDSVFRINSDGSLNASFGNGGIATPTLNPSLNESFRGIVEQSDGKYVIGGTASASGSPTELFTARLNADGSVDFTYGTNGYRMLGAPNGYPAVRKLELTSDGGVLVVGDGKAPSDWLLAKVDSSGDLDNSFGVDGFSYLDFNGLSDDGYDILIQDDGKILMFGGGFVSGNGNDRAIARFNENGSLDTTFSDDGFEIFDPFVPTQFEAVRAAAFTPDGNVVTFSGYTSNFQVERWIIPSGLAGSDAIVVTNDDVVGTGYLAGIDVDFSSSVPNNWTTYNYLFQIDGGNLLGEDGKRTPFDIQSDIAGSSFITTGAPTTSSIPQHTQSLQNIAGYSYNDTGNTFTSTISDLIPGQQYRLYVFAHETLAADYSQQVTFTGDNVVSFTQSLVHGQLHVNDSVGSDAAQLDTYAELVTANSDGEILIDIAPAAGSAGVVLSGLAIQHFVLTNDRLTVTINDSSISENGGATTATVTRNTGTSGNLTVTLTSSDTTEATVPSTVIIPDGSDSVTFTISGVDDADIDGDQIVTITAEATNFISDDEVITIVDDEILLAGPLIGIDFDSGTSPANWNQFLFVTSANATDLLAEDGTTSEVDILTTGSSGSTTGSTLLASQLPQHTQSLSGLDGFTTSSGAVQSTFSDLVPGAEYAVYVFAYEHYTATFVNNVTITGSNTDSFTQVPDSTLYVNGQIGSSSNPLESYASLIVADANGEIVVDVSPGSGSSGIALAGMALRRLGPPPARLDVSIDVSAMSENGGSATGTVSRNSGTTGDLTVLLSSSDTTEATVPASVVIPDGSQSVTFPITAVDDSILDGNQIATITAFESNHISGSESIDVIDDEFAAFGPFIGVDFNVNSNSPTPANWRSVFSTSNQTNLSAEDGSITTVGLNINGGVPFASTPNPATVPIHTPDLSDLEGQFYSSGSMSFTWVNLTPLSSYELYFFGLDSYANTSQIMTVVDAGGTTTIPQNFNIDDLFVNNTVGSSSLPLESYGITFQADGAGQIRIDLDRDTGPYTAIGGMAIREVSLATLFDADLSVSTHGDEAGPTNIVYTVTLDQVNDTGSAITFDIEDLGTGSATSGADYAAISAGAQVTIPDGASSGTYVVTVLDDGAIEPLETIDVRISNPSYAFATIVTSDATANITDNDVVPTLSLVVNAAEVSEGDGPAATTVTITRSVASPDPLTVTLTSSDTTEATVPTTATIPANQTSVTVNLDAIDDLIVDGTQNVTITANASFGSSGPVGLDTSFGTNGLASTPLVNTSTAIRGPIYHLPNGKILVGSQGPNQSSVYVAKLNADGSLDTSFASSGLATISPGPNFPVPTTIIAQPDGKILVGGRFISGFATPFLMRLMPDGSVDTSYGTNGIVDFSGITNMWIADMDLLPDGKVIATTSINGSVTFRMLRINADGTRDSSFGSNGLRNYSTIGYSSQLVKALPTGGFVAVGRGAGQLAILKMLPNGNIDTTFNSTGIQEIDLGTAGLSPEEMTIDSNDRILVSGYTYGNSIDDDSFVVRVNQDGTRDLSFNGTGILHIDLNTGEDDLASSVETQDDNKVVLVGYLNPSVGSREVIVTRFNADGTIDTTFDGDGSLVYSTSTYTGQRSYQTAMTQDGSLLVLGGAADDQRVAKIILTSGIPLTASDTLDVTDDDVAPADYAIIATDANKNEGDSGTMPFTFQITRSGNTSGATSVDWAVGGSAVNVDDFGGSLPSGTANFADGETSKTITIDISGDTLVEPDEAFDVTLSNATASGNIVTGTASGLIINDDESVVSVSVSPASVAEASGQALVYTFTRTDVTANTPALTVTFDVSGTASPSIDYSPSLGTSVSFAAGSDTATLSITPIDDSDVEPDETAILTLVDLAGYSLGTPDATGTITNDDIIPAVVSVTVAPLAVQEDGAGLLTYTFTRSGDTSGPLTVNYGLTGTATPGSDFPAPPTMSVDFIAGSATAEVIIDPSADLVLEPDETVTVSIEPGSGYVADAVDTATGTISNDDTATLTVGDVTIVEGGIAQVIISLDNAVQSPFDVDVSFVDGTAIGGLDFDNALQQVSFAGNAGEAHTLQIATIADGLVEPSETFSVQLSSQNSAVDDSDTATVTIEEAVLPVVSVSVDPSSVTEDSGQPLTFTFTRTDVTAQTPALEINFNIGGTAILGDDFTISDADHITFGVGEASVSVTVMPTVDGTIEPDETVVIAAVAGDGYVVAGNDTATATLLNDDLGGPPLQVANIVYFNQDAASEKDYSADGSGQRSIIRNVQITFSAPIAIPVGPVTDSSFALQVTSGRDAGDMIDLEVVSSETINGQQVVVLQFSGRSGIEPSSRQGKGGAPMLADANYRLTISGSVLGIDANGPGIGDDLVDDFFRLFGDFDADRDVDADDSDRFDEYYADGSFTEVFDFDGKPDRRNSDRSAFGKRYGTTI, from the coding sequence ATGTCACATCGGAATCGATCACGCCGGTCTGCACGCGTCAATTCTCGAAACGTCCAGTCTGCTTCACGCCAGCCACGACGACGACTGATTCAAGAAAAACTCGAATCCCGCATCGTCTTGTCAGCGACGATCGGGAACAACATTTCTGTGGGTGACACGCTGCAGAACTATCGCTTGGCGATCGCGGCGACGGAGGAGTACACAGCGTTCTTTGGCGGTGAAGCAAACGCGCTCGTTGCGATCGAAGACTTCGTTGATGACGTTAACGAGATCTTTGAAAAAGAGCTGTCGATCCACTTCGATCTGGTCAGCGGCACCAACACAATTTTTGACACCGCCGAAGGTGAGGTCGATGGCTATACCAATGGCAACACGTCATCGATGCTTAGTGAGAACACCGCGATTCTGAATAGCATTGTCGGCGCATCAAACTATGACATTGGGCACGTGTTTGGTTTGGCGCTGGCTGGCGGCCAAGGGCTCGCAGGACTTGGCGTCGTCAACACCACAAACAAAGGTCGTGGAGCTTCGATTCACGTCAACCCACAAGGCGAATCGTGGGTTCACTTGGTTGCGCATGAATTCGGTCACCAGTTTGGTGCCGAACACACTTTCAATGGCAACACCTATGGATCGACTGTTGGCCAACGCAGCAGCGACGCGGCCTATGAACCGGCGAGCGGCTCGACCTTGATGAGCTATGCCGGGATCTCTGGCCAAGATGACTTGCAATCGGATCCCGATCCATACTTTCACGCCGCAAGTTTTGAAGCGATTCAATCTTTGATCGCTTCGACAGCCCCTCCGTTTTCAACAACCACGGTAAGCAACGCGGTGCCAACCGTCGACGGTGGCGCCGACTACCAAATCCCGCGTGGAACTCCATTTAAACTATCTGCCGTTGGTAGTGATGCCGATAGCGGCGATTCGTTGTCCTACACTTGGGAACAGCTGGATCTCGGACCTGCGATGAGTCTCCCGTTGACAGACAACGGCAGCAGCCCATTGTTCCGTTCGTTTTCACCAACAACGGACCCGACGCGGACTTTCCCACGGTTGGCCGATCTTGCTGCTGGAGTCAACACGGCGGCAATCGGTGAAGTCCTTCCCAATACCGCTCGTGATCTTAATTTCCGAGCGACCGTGCGCGATGGGATGGGAGGCGTTGATAGTGATGACGTATTGGTTTCGGTTATCAACACGTCGTCACCTTTCGCCATCACCAGTCCCAATACGGCGGTCAACTGGACCGGTGGTTCACAGCAAACGATCAGCTGGGATACAGGCGACACTGAACTAAGTCCTATCAACACCTCCGATGTTAGCATCGATCTGTCCATTGACGGTGGGCTGACGTATCCGATATCGATCCTTGCGTCGACCACCAACGATGGCTCGGAAGTAGTCACGATTCCAAATATCGACGCGACGAATGCGCGAATTCGCGTCAGCGCGGTCGGCAACGTTTTCTTTGATATTTCCGACGCCGATTTTTCGATCACCTCGGATCCCGGTGCGCCAGGAATTTCCGTAGTCGAATCAGCAGGTTCAACGCTCGTCGGCGAAGCAGGTTTGCTTGGAAGCAGTCCGATCGATACCTATCTGCTCTCATTGACAACAACGCCGACAAGTCCAATCGATGTGACCGTGTCGGCAGACTCGCAAACCGAAGTCAGCACGGACGGGATCAGCTTTTCGAGCAGCGTCACCGTGACGCGATCGGACATGTCTGCGGCGACGATCTATGTTCGCGGCAAAAATGACATTCAGCCTGAGGGCGTCCATACCGGACTGATTCAACAGTCGGTCAGCAGCAGTAGTGACGCGAACTACCCGATCGGACTTGCCGGTAATCCTGTGGTCGCGACTATCGCTGATGACGAGTTGCAACCGATGATCGGTGTCGATTTTGACCAATCAGGAGGCCTTTCGCCTGACAACTGGACGAAGGTCTCCGCAACGGGATTGCAATCCAACCTAATTCGCGAAGACGGCTTCGCGACCGATGTCGACCTTTCGTTTCAAATCAGTGGCTCCTCGGGGCCCAACCCTTCCGGTTCACCAACCAACCCGATTCACTCGCCAAGCCTTGATGAGTTAGGCGGTAACTATATCGCCACCAATTCAATATCGTTGACTTGGTCAGGCTTGGATCCAGGTATCGACTACAACGTCTACCTATTGCTGACCGAAAACTTCGGTATCGATGTTTACCAGTCGATCGCGATATCTGGTGAGACAAACCTGCCGACATTCAATCAGGACACTCGTTCGCTTGGACACGTTTTATACGTCAATGAGTCGCTGGCTTCATCATCAAAGACGCTCGAAGACGACGCCTTAACGGTCGCAGCCAATGCATCCGGTGAAATCGACATCACGATCACCAATATCCAAGGCAGCGACTATGCGATCCTAGCCGGTGCGGCGATTCAGCTTGCTGGCACACCGTCCAACTACACCGCCAGTTTGTCCGTCGGGACCGAGGGCGATGAATCCGGGCCGACGGATATCGTCTATACGGTAACGCTGAACCAAGTCAACGATACCGGGTCGACCATCACGTTCGACCTTGTCGATCAACTGACCGGTTCGGCAACCAGTGGTGTTGACTATGACGCGATCCCAGGAAACGCAACGATCAGCATCGTCCCAGGTAGCAGTACTGGTTCACTATCCGTCCCAGTCGTTGACGATGCGATCGTCGAAGGTCCTGAGACGGTGGATGTAGCGATCAGCAATCCTAGCGATCCCGCCGTTGCGATTGTCACCGCGGGCGCAAGTGCGACGATCAGTGACAACGATGGCGCCCCGACCCTGACCGCACAATTCAATGCCGACGCGATCTCCGAAGCCGCGGGTGCCGGAGTCACTTCGGTGACCATCACCCGCAACACCGATACCTCGGCTCCGCTGGATTTGGTCATCACCAACCACGACCCATCGGAAATCTCGGTTCAAAGCACCGCTACCATTCCAGCTGGTTCCGCTTCGATCACCATCCCGATCGATGCGGTGGATGACTCGTACATCGACGGCAACCAGATCGTCAACTTGACGGTTGCGGCAACGACTTATGACGGATCGATCCAGCTCGATTCCAGCTTCGGAAATTCGGGGATCACAGCGACAACGCTGCGGCAAAACATCCAGCCCGGTGGTTTTGACATTCTGGTTGAACCCAACGGAAACATTGTCACTGGTGGTCGCGATCCGTCGCTGGATGACACTGCACAAATCCTGCGTCTGTTGCCAGACGGCTCCACAGACACTTCGTTCGGGTCCTCCGGTCAAGCAGCTGTGGTAATCAGCGGCGAAACCAGCGTTCGCCCGTTCAGAATTTTGCGACAGGACAGTGGAAAGTTCTTGGTCGTTGGGCAGTACTTCGGTGGCAGCTTCCTCGCACAGCTCAACAGCAACGGGACTCTGGACACGACATTCGATGGTGATGGGACTCGCACGTTTCCGCTCGAGTATTTCCAAGACGGCTTGGTACATCCCGACGGCTCGGCAACGATCGTGTCCAGCGATTCAGTATTCCGGATCAACAGCGACGGGTCCTTGAACGCCAGCTTCGGCAACGGCGGCATCGCTACGCCGACGCTAAACCCCAGTTTGAATGAAAGCTTCCGGGGCATCGTTGAACAATCGGACGGTAAATATGTGATCGGCGGAACCGCCTCCGCATCGGGTTCACCGACCGAGTTGTTTACCGCCAGGTTGAACGCAGATGGCAGCGTAGATTTCACCTACGGAACCAACGGCTATCGAATGCTTGGTGCCCCAAACGGGTATCCGGCTGTTCGCAAACTTGAACTAACATCGGACGGTGGCGTATTGGTGGTCGGTGATGGCAAGGCACCTTCGGATTGGTTGCTCGCCAAAGTCGATAGCTCTGGTGACCTCGACAACAGCTTTGGTGTCGATGGCTTTAGCTACTTGGATTTCAACGGTCTGTCCGACGACGGCTATGACATCTTGATCCAGGACGATGGAAAGATCTTGATGTTCGGTGGCGGATTCGTCAGCGGCAACGGAAACGACCGAGCGATCGCGAGGTTCAACGAAAACGGATCATTGGATACTACGTTCAGCGATGACGGCTTTGAGATCTTTGATCCGTTCGTGCCGACACAATTTGAAGCGGTCCGAGCGGCTGCGTTCACCCCGGACGGGAACGTTGTCACCTTTTCAGGATACACCAGTAACTTCCAAGTCGAACGGTGGATCATCCCGTCTGGCTTGGCCGGTTCAGATGCGATTGTTGTTACCAACGATGATGTCGTCGGTACTGGATATCTTGCCGGGATCGATGTGGACTTCTCAAGTTCGGTGCCGAACAACTGGACCACATATAATTACCTGTTCCAAATCGATGGCGGTAACTTGCTTGGCGAAGACGGTAAGCGGACGCCGTTTGATATCCAGTCCGACATCGCAGGTTCGTCATTTATCACTACTGGTGCACCAACCACATCGTCGATCCCGCAGCATACGCAGTCACTGCAGAATATCGCTGGGTACTCCTACAACGACACCGGGAACACCTTCACGTCAACCATCAGTGACTTGATCCCCGGGCAACAATACAGGCTGTATGTATTTGCGCATGAAACGCTGGCCGCAGACTATTCACAACAAGTCACCTTTACAGGGGACAACGTAGTCTCATTCACCCAATCGTTGGTTCACGGGCAACTACATGTCAATGATTCAGTCGGTTCCGACGCCGCTCAGCTGGACACCTATGCTGAATTGGTCACGGCAAATTCCGATGGAGAAATCCTCATCGACATAGCACCAGCTGCCGGATCCGCCGGAGTCGTTCTTTCGGGATTGGCAATCCAACACTTTGTGCTGACCAATGATCGATTGACGGTCACCATCAATGATTCGTCGATCTCCGAAAACGGTGGCGCGACCACAGCCACGGTAACTCGCAATACCGGAACCTCGGGAAACCTGACCGTCACGCTAACAAGCAGTGATACCACCGAAGCCACTGTTCCAAGCACAGTCATCATTCCGGACGGTAGCGACTCGGTCACGTTTACGATCAGCGGCGTTGACGACGCAGATATCGATGGCGATCAAATCGTCACGATTACTGCCGAAGCCACCAACTTCATCTCCGATGATGAAGTCATCACGATCGTCGACGATGAAATACTGTTGGCCGGTCCGTTAATCGGAATCGATTTCGATTCCGGCACTTCTCCGGCGAATTGGAATCAGTTCCTGTTCGTCACTAGCGCCAACGCAACAGACCTATTGGCCGAAGACGGCACAACCTCAGAAGTCGACATCCTAACGACAGGTTCATCCGGATCGACAACGGGTTCAACGCTGTTGGCATCGCAACTTCCTCAGCACACTCAGTCACTGTCCGGGTTGGACGGATTCACAACGTCGTCGGGTGCAGTTCAATCGACATTCAGTGACCTAGTTCCTGGCGCCGAGTACGCGGTCTACGTCTTTGCCTATGAGCATTACACGGCGACCTTTGTGAACAACGTGACGATCACCGGTTCAAACACCGATTCGTTCACCCAAGTTCCGGACAGTACGCTGTATGTCAACGGCCAGATTGGCTCCAGCAGCAATCCACTGGAATCCTATGCCTCGTTGATCGTTGCGGATGCTAACGGTGAAATTGTGGTAGATGTGTCGCCAGGTTCGGGATCGAGCGGAATTGCTTTGGCGGGTATGGCACTGCGTCGACTCGGGCCCCCACCGGCGCGACTGGATGTTTCGATCGACGTGTCGGCCATGTCAGAAAATGGCGGCAGCGCGACCGGAACGGTATCACGAAACTCGGGTACAACCGGCGACTTGACCGTGCTCTTGTCCAGCAGTGATACGACCGAAGCGACGGTTCCGGCATCAGTTGTCATTCCCGATGGCAGTCAGTCCGTAACGTTCCCCATCACCGCCGTCGACGACAGCATCCTCGACGGAAACCAGATCGCGACAATCACGGCTTTCGAGTCGAATCACATCTCAGGTTCGGAATCGATCGACGTCATTGACGATGAGTTTGCAGCATTCGGGCCTTTTATCGGCGTTGACTTTAATGTGAATTCGAATTCGCCAACACCCGCGAATTGGCGATCGGTTTTTTCAACGAGCAATCAAACCAACTTATCTGCCGAAGACGGAAGCATCACAACCGTCGGATTGAACATCAACGGCGGTGTACCATTTGCGTCAACCCCCAACCCTGCCACCGTTCCGATACACACGCCTGATCTTTCGGATTTAGAAGGGCAGTTCTATTCGTCGGGTTCGATGTCGTTCACGTGGGTCAACCTGACCCCGTTATCGTCGTACGAACTGTATTTCTTTGGTCTGGACAGCTACGCCAATACATCGCAAATCATGACAGTGGTGGACGCTGGCGGAACCACCACGATACCCCAAAACTTCAACATCGACGACTTGTTCGTCAACAACACCGTCGGCTCCAGTTCGCTGCCCTTGGAATCGTATGGGATTACGTTCCAAGCGGACGGCGCCGGACAGATTCGCATCGACTTGGACCGAGACACCGGCCCTTATACAGCGATCGGCGGGATGGCGATTCGTGAAGTATCGTTGGCAACGCTGTTCGACGCGGACCTCAGTGTTTCGACCCACGGTGACGAAGCCGGCCCGACAAACATCGTCTACACGGTAACGCTTGACCAGGTCAACGATACCGGTTCAGCAATCACATTCGACATCGAAGATCTTGGCACAGGATCAGCAACCTCAGGCGCCGACTACGCAGCAATTTCTGCTGGTGCTCAAGTCACCATTCCTGACGGCGCAAGCTCAGGCACCTATGTGGTGACAGTCCTTGACGATGGCGCGATCGAACCGCTCGAAACGATTGACGTTCGGATTTCAAATCCCAGCTACGCCTTCGCAACGATCGTCACCAGCGATGCGACCGCAAACATCACGGACAACGATGTGGTGCCGACCTTGTCATTAGTAGTCAATGCGGCGGAGGTCTCCGAAGGCGACGGACCCGCCGCAACAACCGTGACCATCACACGTTCTGTCGCATCACCGGACCCGCTGACCGTAACGCTGACCAGTAGCGACACGACCGAAGCAACGGTCCCGACGACCGCGACGATTCCGGCCAACCAAACGTCGGTCACTGTCAATCTGGATGCCATCGATGATTTGATTGTCGACGGGACACAGAACGTCACCATCACGGCGAACGCTTCGTTCGGATCCTCCGGACCTGTTGGGCTCGATACATCCTTCGGAACAAACGGCCTGGCTTCAACACCTCTGGTCAACACATCAACGGCGATCCGTGGACCAATCTATCATCTGCCGAATGGCAAGATTTTAGTGGGTTCACAAGGGCCAAACCAAAGCAGTGTCTACGTCGCGAAACTTAACGCCGATGGATCACTTGATACTTCGTTCGCGTCGTCAGGGTTGGCAACGATTTCTCCGGGTCCAAACTTCCCCGTCCCAACAACGATTATTGCTCAGCCAGATGGAAAGATCTTGGTCGGCGGAAGATTCATTTCTGGATTCGCCACCCCATTCTTGATGCGACTGATGCCCGATGGATCGGTCGACACGAGCTATGGAACCAATGGGATCGTCGACTTTTCTGGGATCACAAATATGTGGATCGCAGACATGGACTTGCTTCCAGATGGAAAGGTTATCGCAACGACATCGATCAACGGATCGGTCACGTTCCGAATGCTACGGATCAACGCCGATGGAACACGCGACAGCAGTTTCGGCTCGAATGGACTACGAAACTATTCGACCATCGGTTACTCATCACAACTTGTCAAAGCACTCCCCACCGGTGGTTTTGTCGCTGTTGGTCGCGGAGCAGGGCAACTAGCCATTTTGAAAATGCTGCCCAACGGCAACATCGACACCACATTTAACTCGACCGGCATCCAAGAAATCGACCTGGGAACGGCAGGTCTTTCACCCGAAGAAATGACGATCGATTCCAATGACCGCATTCTTGTTTCAGGATACACCTATGGGAATTCGATCGACGACGATTCCTTTGTCGTCCGCGTCAACCAAGATGGAACGCGTGACTTGTCCTTCAATGGCACCGGGATCTTGCATATTGACTTAAATACGGGCGAGGATGATTTGGCATCTTCCGTCGAAACCCAAGATGACAATAAAGTCGTCTTGGTCGGGTACTTGAACCCGAGTGTTGGCTCCAGAGAAGTCATCGTAACTCGGTTCAATGCAGATGGAACGATTGACACCACATTCGATGGTGACGGAAGCTTGGTCTATTCGACAAGCACCTACACCGGGCAACGTTCGTACCAAACTGCTATGACACAAGACGGTAGCCTGTTGGTGCTAGGTGGTGCGGCAGACGATCAACGTGTCGCGAAGATCATTCTGACTTCTGGGATCCCATTAACCGCCTCAGACACGCTGGATGTCACCGACGATGACGTCGCGCCGGCAGACTATGCCATCATTGCAACTGACGCCAACAAGAACGAAGGTGATAGTGGAACGATGCCGTTTACGTTCCAAATCACTCGATCAGGCAACACCAGTGGCGCTACTTCGGTCGATTGGGCGGTCGGTGGATCAGCAGTCAATGTCGATGACTTCGGTGGAAGCTTGCCATCGGGCACCGCCAACTTCGCTGATGGAGAGACTTCAAAGACGATCACCATCGATATTTCTGGCGACACATTGGTTGAACCCGATGAAGCGTTTGACGTGACGTTGTCCAACGCGACAGCTTCAGGAAATATCGTGACTGGGACTGCCAGCGGTTTAATCATCAACGACGATGAAAGTGTCGTTTCCGTCTCCGTCTCACCGGCCTCCGTTGCCGAAGCCTCCGGGCAAGCCTTGGTCTACACGTTTACTCGTACGGACGTGACTGCAAACACCCCTGCATTGACAGTCACGTTCGATGTCAGCGGGACAGCATCACCGAGCATCGACTACAGCCCATCTTTGGGAACCTCGGTAAGCTTCGCAGCAGGATCGGACACCGCCACACTTTCGATCACCCCTATCGACGATTCAGATGTCGAACCCGACGAAACGGCAATTTTGACCCTGGTCGACTTGGCGGGTTATTCCCTCGGAACCCCTGATGCGACCGGAACGATTACGAACGACGATATCATTCCTGCGGTCGTCTCTGTAACTGTCGCACCTTTGGCTGTGCAAGAAGACGGCGCCGGCCTATTGACATACACTTTTACTCGTAGCGGCGATACGTCGGGCCCACTGACGGTGAACTACGGACTAACCGGCACGGCGACACCGGGCAGCGACTTCCCTGCCCCGCCAACGATGTCTGTCGATTTTATCGCCGGATCGGCAACCGCCGAAGTCATCATTGATCCGTCTGCCGACCTCGTTCTTGAACCCGATGAAACGGTAACGGTTTCGATCGAACCTGGATCGGGTTACGTCGCCGATGCCGTGGATACAGCGACCGGAACGATTTCCAACGATGACACCGCGACGTTAACCGTCGGCGACGTGACCATCGTTGAAGGCGGCATCGCTCAGGTGATCATCAGCTTGGACAATGCCGTGCAATCTCCCTTTGACGTCGATGTCAGTTTCGTCGACGGAACGGCGATCGGAGGCTTGGACTTTGACAACGCCCTTCAACAAGTCAGTTTTGCCGGAAACGCTGGTGAAGCACACACCCTTCAAATCGCGACGATCGCGGACGGCCTCGTCGAACCCTCAGAAACATTCTCGGTTCAGTTGTCTTCTCAAAACTCCGCCGTCGACGATTCCGATACGGCGACGGTAACGATCGAGGAAGCTGTGCTTCCAGTCGTCTCCGTTTCGGTTGATCCGTCATCGGTCACCGAAGATTCCGGTCAACCGTTGACGTTCACTTTCACACGGACCGATGTCACCGCCCAAACGCCCGCATTGGAAATCAATTTCAATATTGGCGGAACCGCGATCTTGGGCGACGACTTCACAATTTCGGATGCGGATCACATCACCTTTGGTGTTGGTGAAGCATCTGTCTCCGTCACTGTTATGCCAACCGTTGATGGAACCATCGAACCAGATGAAACAGTGGTTATTGCAGCGGTCGCAGGCGACGGTTATGTCGTCGCTGGCAATGACACAGCGACCGCAACGCTCTTGAATGACGATCTCGGTGGCCCACCGTTGCAAGTTGCCAACATTGTCTACTTCAACCAAGACGCTGCGTCAGAAAAGGACTACAGCGCTGACGGTTCTGGACAACGATCGATCATCCGAAACGTTCAGATCACATTCAGCGCACCGATCGCAATACCAGTCGGGCCAGTCACCGACAGCAGCTTTGCCTTACAGGTGACCTCCGGACGCGATGCCGGTGACATGATTGACTTGGAAGTTGTCAGCAGTGAAACGATTAATGGCCAACAGGTCGTCGTCCTGCAGTTTTCCGGTCGGTCAGGAATTGAACCGAGTTCGCGACAAGGCAAAGGAGGAGCTCCAATGTTGGCAGACGCCAACTACCGTCTAACAATCAGCGGTTCGGTTTTGGGCATCGACGCCAATGGTCCAGGAATCGGTGATGACCTTGTCGATGACTTCTTCCGTCTCTTTGGTGATTTCGATGCCGATCGAGATGTCGATGCCGACGATTCTGATCGATTCGATGAATATTACGCCGATGGCAGCTTCACCGAAGTATTCGACTTCGATGGAAAGCCGGACCGACGCAATTCGGATCGCTCCGCATTTGGAAAACGATACGGAACAACGATCTAG